One window of Quercus robur chromosome 12, dhQueRobu3.1, whole genome shotgun sequence genomic DNA carries:
- the LOC126709472 gene encoding vacuolar protein sorting-associated protein 25 isoform X1 has product MQKLGDFKLPHFFNYPPYFTLQPVRDTREKQVQLWKDLILDYCRTQKIFVIGLEEDFALFSNPVIERSLSHEAREAFLSALVSEGRAEWLDKGHRKCLILWHRVQDWADIIFRFVKDNGLEDSVMTVEEIRSGIESRGTELHGIDRTILMRALRVLEQKGKLAIFKGTSADDEGVKFSM; this is encoded by the exons ATGCAGAAATTGGGTGATTTTAAGCTACCCCACTTCTTCAATTACCCTCCATACTTCAC CTTGCAGCCTGTAAGGGACACCCGTGAGAAGCAGGTACAACTTTGGAAGGATCTTATCCTTGACTACTGTAGAACACAAAAGATATTTGTGATTGGACTGGAAGAAGATTTTGCACTATTTTCAAATCCTGTGATTGAAA GATCTCTAAGTCATGAAGCCAGGGAAGCATTCCTCTCAGCATTAGTTTCAGAAG GACGTGCAGAGTGGTTGGATAAGGGACATAGGAAATGTTTAATTCTCTGGCACCGTGTTCAAGATTGGGCTGACATTATCTTCCGCTTT GTAAAAGATAATGGGTTGGAGGACAGTGTTATGACAGTCGAGGAAATACGTTCAGGGATTGAATCTCGTGGAACAG AGCTTCATGGGATTGACCGGACAATACTAATGCGAGCTTTGAGAGTGCTAGAACAAAAGGGGAAGCTTGCTATATTCAAGGGAACCTCGGCTGATGATGAAGGCGTGAAATTCTCCATGTAA
- the LOC126709472 gene encoding vacuolar protein sorting-associated protein 25 isoform X2 yields the protein MQKLGDFKLPHFFNYPPYFTLQPVRDTREKQVQLWKDLILDYCRTQKIFVIGLEEDFALFSNPVIERRAEWLDKGHRKCLILWHRVQDWADIIFRFVKDNGLEDSVMTVEEIRSGIESRGTELHGIDRTILMRALRVLEQKGKLAIFKGTSADDEGVKFSM from the exons ATGCAGAAATTGGGTGATTTTAAGCTACCCCACTTCTTCAATTACCCTCCATACTTCAC CTTGCAGCCTGTAAGGGACACCCGTGAGAAGCAGGTACAACTTTGGAAGGATCTTATCCTTGACTACTGTAGAACACAAAAGATATTTGTGATTGGACTGGAAGAAGATTTTGCACTATTTTCAAATCCTGTGATTGAAA GACGTGCAGAGTGGTTGGATAAGGGACATAGGAAATGTTTAATTCTCTGGCACCGTGTTCAAGATTGGGCTGACATTATCTTCCGCTTT GTAAAAGATAATGGGTTGGAGGACAGTGTTATGACAGTCGAGGAAATACGTTCAGGGATTGAATCTCGTGGAACAG AGCTTCATGGGATTGACCGGACAATACTAATGCGAGCTTTGAGAGTGCTAGAACAAAAGGGGAAGCTTGCTATATTCAAGGGAACCTCGGCTGATGATGAAGGCGTGAAATTCTCCATGTAA